The following coding sequences are from one Ruminococcus flavefaciens AE3010 window:
- a CDS encoding sporulation protein YqfD: MSLRMRRSIRINAQGKQLNKFINAIHQHRIDCRGQYCRSEVFYCDIYRRDLKELHDIAEKYGIELKAAEYDSLFARLFRYRRRLGIIIGILLVLTAALYFSQVVVTIEIEGNSAVSDEVILAALDELDIKAGTPICRINIPYCENRLRLMIDDVAWAGIRHTGSRLVVQVTEVRQVPEMLRDRVPCNIVASRDAEISSVLVRSGQLCHIVGDYVPKGTILISGVAENEAGRSFIHHAMGDIRGIYEENISFSAPFRSEEISPTGRSDTQRSLRLFSLDIPLYFGNSGYKSSTSETKEKNAVIFGHELPLGIKTKTLSETVLTEKEYTEEELTAKLMERVYLYENNFLGEGTDILSRSMTTEKSADTLTLSVNYRLEGSICEQRDIFIK; encoded by the coding sequence ATGAGCCTGAGAATGAGGAGAAGCATAAGGATAAACGCACAGGGGAAGCAGCTGAATAAGTTCATCAACGCCATACATCAGCATAGGATAGACTGCCGCGGACAGTACTGCCGCAGCGAGGTCTTTTACTGCGACATATACCGCCGCGACTTAAAGGAGCTCCATGATATAGCCGAGAAATACGGCATAGAGCTGAAAGCTGCCGAGTACGACAGCCTTTTTGCACGGCTGTTCCGCTACCGCCGACGCCTTGGCATCATCATCGGCATATTGCTTGTGCTTACAGCTGCTCTTTACTTTTCACAGGTGGTGGTGACTATCGAGATTGAGGGAAACTCTGCCGTCAGCGATGAGGTCATACTCGCAGCCCTCGATGAGCTTGACATAAAGGCGGGAACGCCCATTTGCAGGATAAATATCCCCTACTGCGAGAACAGACTCCGCCTTATGATAGATGACGTGGCATGGGCAGGCATACGCCATACGGGAAGCCGCTTGGTGGTGCAGGTAACCGAGGTAAGACAAGTCCCCGAAATGCTCCGCGACCGCGTCCCCTGCAATATAGTTGCCAGCCGAGACGCTGAGATAAGCTCCGTGCTTGTGCGCAGCGGACAGCTCTGCCATATCGTGGGAGACTACGTCCCCAAGGGGACTATCCTTATCAGCGGAGTTGCCGAAAACGAAGCAGGCAGGAGCTTCATCCACCACGCCATGGGAGATATCCGCGGTATCTATGAGGAAAATATCAGCTTCTCCGCACCGTTCCGCTCCGAGGAGATATCTCCCACAGGCAGGAGCGACACTCAGCGCAGTCTGCGGCTTTTCAGTCTGGATATACCCTTGTATTTCGGGAACAGCGGCTACAAAAGCAGTACCTCGGAGACAAAAGAGAAAAACGCAGTCATTTTCGGGCATGAGCTGCCTCTCGGAATAAAAACAAAAACGCTCTCGGAAACAGTTCTCACCGAAAAGGAGTACACCGAGGAGGAGCTTACCGCAAAGCTAATGGAGCGCGTCTACCTCTACGAGAACAACTTTCTCGGCGAGGGCACGGATATACTCAGCCGAAGCATGACCACGGAAAAGTCTGCTGACACTCTCACACTATCCGTTAACTACAGACTGGAGGGAAGTATCTGCGAACAAAGGGATATCTTTATAAAATGA
- a CDS encoding YabP/YqfC family sporulation protein: MFEWLAELTRETLYLNTSIHISGNNELIIDNCQRIEEYNEVFMRLLSGGLFINIRGNGLRAYDFRTGGLVIRGCIENIEFTERSRRHEPENEEKHKDKRTGEAAE, from the coding sequence ATGTTTGAATGGCTTGCAGAGCTGACACGGGAAACGCTCTATCTGAATACGAGCATACATATATCGGGAAACAACGAGCTCATCATTGACAACTGCCAGAGAATAGAGGAGTACAACGAGGTGTTCATGAGGCTGCTGTCGGGAGGACTTTTCATAAATATCCGTGGGAACGGTCTGAGAGCCTACGACTTCCGTACAGGCGGACTTGTTATCCGCGGCTGCATCGAGAATATAGAATTCACAGAAAGGAGCAGACGCCATGAGCCTGAGAATGAGGAGAAGCATAAGGATAAACGCACAGGGGAAGCAGCTGAATAA
- a CDS encoding co-chaperone GroES: MTIKPLQDRVVVKMVEAEETTKSGIILSGSAKEKPEVAEVVEVGPGTSDVKMEVKKGDKVLISKYSGTNVKLEGEEFIIVKMEDILATVK, from the coding sequence ATGACTATCAAACCATTACAGGACAGAGTTGTAGTTAAAATGGTCGAGGCTGAGGAGACCACAAAGAGCGGTATCATTCTTTCGGGCTCGGCAAAGGAAAAGCCTGAGGTAGCTGAGGTCGTTGAGGTAGGTCCGGGAACCTCTGACGTTAAAATGGAAGTTAAGAAGGGCGACAAGGTGCTCATTTCCAAGTATTCGGGCACTAATGTAAAGCTCGAGGGCGAAGAGTTCATCATCGTTAAAATGGAAGACATTCTCGCAACAGTTAAGTAA
- the groL gene encoding chaperonin GroEL (60 kDa chaperone family; promotes refolding of misfolded polypeptides especially under stressful conditions; forms two stacked rings of heptamers to form a barrel-shaped 14mer; ends can be capped by GroES; misfolded proteins enter the barrel where they are refolded when GroES binds) — protein MAKDIKYGEDARKALQAGIDKLADTVRITMGPKGRNVVLDKKFGAPLITNDGVTIAKDIELEDAFENMGAQLVKEVATKTNDAAGDGTTTATLLAQTIVREGMKNIAAGANPMVLKKGIAKAVDVAVKAIVENSKAVQGTEDIAKVGTVSSADENVGKLIAEAMEKVTADGVITIEEGKTAETYSEVVEGMQFDRGYISPYMVTDTDKMEAVYDDAFILITDKKISSIQEILPLLEQIVKMGKKLVIVAEDVEGEALTTIILNNLRGTFKVAAVKAPGFGDRRKEMLKDIAVLTGGEVISSELGLELSETTIQQLGQAKQVVIQKENTIIVDGAGDKKAIESRVHQIRAAIETTTSDFDREKLQERLAKLAGGVAVIKVGAATEIEMKEKKLRIEDALAATKAAVEEGIVAGGGTAFVNAMPAVNKLVPTLEGDEKTGAKIILKALEAPVRQIAENAGLEGSVIVDKIIRSRKVGYGFDAYNEVYTDMIPAGIVDPTKVTRSALQNAASVASMVLTTESLVADIKEDTPAAPAMPAGGMY, from the coding sequence ATGGCTAAGGATATAAAGTACGGCGAAGACGCAAGAAAGGCTCTTCAGGCAGGTATCGACAAGCTTGCTGATACTGTAAGAATAACAATGGGACCAAAGGGCAGAAACGTAGTTCTCGATAAGAAGTTCGGCGCTCCCCTTATCACAAACGACGGCGTTACTATCGCTAAGGACATCGAGCTCGAGGACGCTTTCGAGAACATGGGCGCTCAGCTCGTTAAGGAAGTTGCTACAAAGACCAACGACGCAGCAGGCGACGGTACTACAACAGCTACTCTCCTCGCTCAGACTATCGTTCGTGAGGGTATGAAGAACATCGCAGCAGGCGCAAACCCAATGGTTCTCAAGAAGGGTATCGCTAAGGCTGTTGACGTGGCTGTAAAGGCTATCGTTGAGAACTCAAAGGCTGTACAGGGTACAGAGGATATCGCTAAGGTAGGTACAGTTTCTTCTGCTGATGAGAACGTTGGTAAGCTCATCGCTGAGGCTATGGAAAAGGTTACAGCTGACGGCGTTATCACTATCGAGGAAGGCAAGACTGCTGAGACCTACAGCGAGGTAGTTGAGGGTATGCAGTTCGACAGAGGCTACATCTCACCTTACATGGTTACAGATACAGACAAGATGGAAGCTGTTTACGACGACGCTTTCATTCTTATCACAGACAAGAAGATATCTTCTATCCAGGAGATACTCCCACTTCTCGAGCAGATCGTAAAGATGGGCAAGAAGCTTGTTATCGTTGCTGAGGACGTTGAGGGCGAGGCTCTCACAACAATTATCCTCAACAACCTCAGAGGCACATTCAAGGTTGCAGCTGTTAAGGCTCCAGGCTTTGGCGACAGACGTAAGGAAATGCTCAAGGATATCGCAGTTCTCACAGGCGGCGAGGTAATTTCTTCTGAGCTCGGTCTTGAACTCAGCGAGACAACAATCCAGCAGCTCGGTCAGGCTAAGCAGGTAGTTATCCAGAAGGAGAACACTATCATTGTTGACGGTGCAGGCGATAAGAAGGCTATCGAGTCAAGAGTTCACCAGATCCGTGCAGCTATCGAGACTACAACATCTGATTTCGACCGCGAGAAGCTTCAGGAGAGACTTGCTAAGCTTGCAGGCGGCGTTGCAGTTATCAAGGTCGGCGCAGCTACAGAGATCGAGATGAAGGAAAAGAAGCTCCGTATCGAGGACGCTCTTGCAGCTACAAAGGCAGCTGTTGAAGAGGGTATCGTAGCAGGCGGCGGTACAGCATTCGTAAACGCAATGCCCGCTGTAAACAAGCTTGTTCCCACACTTGAGGGCGACGAGAAGACAGGTGCTAAGATAATCCTCAAGGCACTTGAAGCTCCTGTACGTCAGATTGCTGAGAACGCAGGTCTTGAGGGCAGCGTTATCGTTGACAAGATCATTCGCTCACGTAAGGTTGGCTACGGCTTCGACGCTTACAACGAGGTTTACACAGACATGATACCCGCAGGTATCGTTGATCCTACAAAGGTAACAAGAAGCGCACTCCAGAACGCAGCTTCTGTAGCTTCAATGGTTCTTACAACAGAGAGCCTTGTAGCTGATATCAAGGAGGACACACCTGCTGCTCCTGCAATGCCCGCAGGCGGTATGTATTAA
- a CDS encoding PspA/IM30 family protein, translating into MGIFARLSDLLKSNVNDLIDRAEDPEKMVKQVIIDMQTELTKATQNYGKAKASERLAEKKYLEAEKISADWESKAKAALARGDQDLAKQALARKVKADEDVTNYKEMYESISDQTEAIGDQVEVLKSKLEEAKSRQAMLIARSQMADTKKNLAKAAGGFSGNSSFETFQRMEDKIERKEAEADAFSEIAGDALSGGSGDDLRDSFAQIESDAKVDAELQRLMAEMNGGAASQDAE; encoded by the coding sequence ATGGGAATTTTTGCAAGATTAAGTGACCTTCTCAAGTCAAACGTAAACGACCTTATCGACAGAGCAGAAGATCCTGAGAAGATGGTCAAGCAGGTCATCATCGATATGCAGACCGAGCTCACAAAGGCTACTCAGAACTACGGCAAGGCTAAGGCAAGCGAGCGCCTTGCTGAGAAGAAGTACCTTGAGGCTGAAAAGATATCTGCTGACTGGGAGTCCAAGGCTAAGGCAGCTCTCGCAAGAGGCGATCAGGATCTGGCTAAGCAGGCTCTCGCAAGAAAGGTCAAGGCTGACGAGGACGTTACTAATTATAAGGAGATGTATGAGTCAATCTCAGATCAGACCGAGGCTATCGGCGATCAGGTAGAGGTGCTCAAGTCAAAGCTTGAAGAGGCTAAGAGCCGTCAGGCAATGCTCATCGCACGTTCACAGATGGCTGATACAAAGAAGAATCTGGCTAAGGCTGCGGGCGGCTTCTCAGGCAACTCGTCTTTTGAGACCTTCCAGAGAATGGAGGATAAGATCGAGCGCAAGGAAGCTGAGGCTGACGCATTCTCCGAGATCGCAGGCGACGCTCTTTCGGGCGGAAGCGGCGATGACCTCAGAGATTCATTTGCACAGATCGAGTCTGACGCCAAGGTAGACGCAGAGCTCCAGAGACTTATGGCTGAGATGAACGGCGGAGCTGCTTCTCAGGACGCAGAATAA
- a CDS encoding O-antigen ligase family protein, which yields MNEVKKRLSDFFELITSEKFFFYYIILVMLSLPVTEILDENHSHPFASQPIIIQIAGYIGIFAFIVHFLKHQDIKYYLSDLLYLLLFAFALLSALFTQNKNATWFGFDYDEWLSNFMGYFSLMLAGTMIKQKQLRKNILVVFVIVTLIQVTVAAMQTFGIHLIDCYYDDGYITAQNISYGLIQHSNWYGGLSVLMFACTAGIYLYTANKFIRNSMYILSMFCFYTLISAEARLAWVGTFGFIVFMIFSMMVMKHMGYDKKKLSSILKRFLLLMAGMAAVIATCILVFERITWKIELTSNELNSDIDKLGSRRVVIWKQGLKAVPKYWAFGIGLDNYRDVFYKDPDYHDTFTQGKGHNEYLHYLVTQGVFQFITYMTLLVYAAKTAVRNVIHNDDSEERFINWILLGMFFGYAAQAFFNSSIVNVVPYFWITIGMCLTQKNQHYFGYSRKNKTVSAKK from the coding sequence ATGAATGAAGTCAAAAAAAGGCTTTCGGATTTTTTTGAGCTTATTACATCAGAAAAATTCTTCTTCTACTATATCATTCTTGTAATGCTCTCTCTCCCTGTTACAGAAATACTGGATGAAAATCATTCTCATCCTTTTGCTAGTCAGCCGATAATCATACAAATCGCAGGATATATCGGAATCTTTGCATTTATAGTACATTTTCTGAAGCATCAAGACATAAAATATTACCTTTCAGATCTTCTGTATCTGTTACTGTTTGCTTTTGCTCTGTTGTCAGCTTTGTTCACTCAGAACAAGAATGCCACATGGTTCGGATTTGATTATGATGAATGGCTATCTAATTTTATGGGCTATTTCAGTTTAATGCTGGCAGGTACAATGATAAAGCAAAAGCAGCTCAGAAAAAATATCCTTGTTGTTTTTGTTATCGTAACTCTTATTCAGGTCACTGTTGCAGCTATGCAGACATTTGGTATACATTTGATCGATTGTTATTATGATGATGGTTATATAACTGCACAGAATATAAGCTATGGTCTGATACAGCATTCAAACTGGTACGGCGGATTAAGCGTACTTATGTTTGCCTGCACGGCAGGTATATACCTTTATACAGCAAATAAATTTATCAGAAACAGTATGTATATCCTTTCCATGTTCTGTTTTTACACTCTGATCTCGGCAGAAGCAAGACTGGCATGGGTCGGCACATTCGGATTCATTGTCTTTATGATATTTTCAATGATGGTAATGAAACATATGGGCTATGATAAAAAGAAGCTCAGCAGCATTCTGAAACGCTTTTTATTGCTTATGGCAGGAATGGCAGCCGTGATAGCTACATGCATATTGGTATTTGAAAGGATAACTTGGAAGATTGAGCTCACCTCAAATGAATTGAATTCTGATATTGATAAATTAGGTTCACGCAGAGTTGTTATCTGGAAGCAGGGCTTAAAAGCTGTCCCTAAATACTGGGCATTCGGAATAGGGCTTGATAATTACAGAGACGTCTTCTATAAAGATCCTGATTATCATGATACCTTTACACAGGGCAAAGGCCATAACGAATATCTTCACTACCTTGTAACTCAGGGAGTATTTCAATTCATAACATACATGACACTGCTCGTATATGCAGCAAAAACTGCTGTAAGGAACGTCATACATAACGATGACAGCGAGGAACGCTTCATAAACTGGATATTGCTTGGTATGTTTTTCGGTTATGCTGCACAGGCATTTTTCAACAGCAGCATTGTAAATGTTGTTCCGTATTTCTGGATCACCATAGGAATGTGCCTTACTCAGAAGAACCAGCATTACTTCGGATATTCCAGAAAGAACAAGACCGTTTCGGCAAAGAAATGA
- a CDS encoding TIM44-like domain-containing protein, giving the protein MKKFFKLIPLIALILGLVIVPVRARGLDFGDFSGDSDFGGGWDSGDSWDSGGSDWGSSWDDDDYSYSGGSYSGSSSSDGDWIFILIFLILIIGPALLKSGKSTHNRPVNTPHIQPTPTASLKSVASYSGVDPTFSPTEFKEKLANLYVRFQNDWQAKNITELRPYLSDAMFAQMDRQLDAHRKNFETNFVERIAVLGVELLGWKQENGYDIMIAKLNTRIVDYVVDDRTGKVIRGSKTKEKFMTYEWTMARTTGVVTSRSTGTTSQTCPYCGAHVDINHSTVCEYCQSVLTTDTFDWVVTNIRAISQQTR; this is encoded by the coding sequence ATGAAAAAATTCTTTAAACTCATACCTTTGATCGCACTGATACTGGGACTCGTTATCGTGCCTGTCCGTGCAAGAGGTCTGGACTTCGGTGATTTCTCGGGCGATTCCGACTTTGGCGGCGGCTGGGACAGCGGTGACAGCTGGGACAGCGGCGGCAGCGACTGGGGAAGCAGCTGGGACGACGATGATTACTCTTACAGCGGAGGCAGCTACAGCGGCAGTTCAAGCTCCGACGGTGACTGGATATTCATTCTCATATTCCTTATACTCATAATCGGTCCTGCTCTGCTGAAATCAGGCAAAAGCACACATAACAGACCAGTAAATACTCCTCACATACAGCCAACTCCAACAGCTTCTCTCAAGAGCGTGGCTTCGTATTCGGGAGTTGATCCTACCTTCTCGCCTACAGAGTTCAAGGAAAAGCTGGCAAACCTCTATGTGCGCTTCCAGAACGACTGGCAGGCAAAGAACATCACCGAGCTTCGCCCCTATCTGTCCGACGCCATGTTTGCTCAGATGGACAGGCAGCTTGACGCTCACCGCAAGAATTTTGAGACCAATTTCGTTGAACGTATAGCAGTTCTCGGAGTAGAGCTTCTTGGCTGGAAGCAGGAAAACGGCTACGATATAATGATAGCCAAGCTCAATACCCGAATAGTCGACTATGTTGTGGACGACCGCACAGGCAAGGTAATACGCGGAAGCAAGACCAAGGAGAAGTTCATGACCTATGAATGGACCATGGCTCGTACAACAGGTGTTGTAACCTCACGCTCAACAGGTACTACCTCACAGACCTGTCCGTACTGCGGCGCTCATGTTGATATAAATCACTCTACCGTATGCGAATACTGCCAGTCTGTACTCACAACAGATACCTTCGACTGGGTAGTGACAAACATCAGAGCAATTTCACAGCAGACAAGATAA
- a CDS encoding sporulation initiation factor Spo0A C-terminal domain-containing protein, with protein MKLLICDDTAALGRLLAHRLINMGIPSECCRGSLSVMAEKLGSGGYNGIILFAYRPDEKLLGFIGSAHSKGVSVFAGLYTSLTSVRRSFLSAGALYCFRMPFSVSSLCRMVMMRIDAPPELLPQIEVFLEEAGFPRQLGGFCCLAKVCELCINAPERIWGGMSGIYEETAEAFHTTAAAVERSLRSLGANAAVSGALSRLTDRRFTQKPTNTELICAVCDAFFRQPDK; from the coding sequence ATGAAGCTTCTTATCTGCGACGATACCGCCGCTCTGGGCAGACTTCTCGCTCACAGACTGATAAATATGGGTATACCCTCGGAATGCTGCCGCGGCAGTCTCTCGGTCATGGCTGAAAAGCTCGGCAGCGGCGGATACAATGGCATAATACTGTTCGCATACCGCCCCGACGAGAAGCTTCTCGGCTTCATAGGCTCCGCCCACAGCAAGGGAGTATCAGTATTCGCGGGACTTTACACTTCTCTGACAAGCGTCCGCAGAAGCTTTCTCAGCGCAGGTGCGTTATACTGCTTCCGTATGCCATTCTCTGTCAGCAGCCTTTGCCGCATGGTCATGATGCGCATTGACGCTCCCCCTGAGCTCCTGCCGCAAATAGAGGTATTCCTTGAAGAAGCAGGCTTTCCGAGACAGCTGGGCGGCTTCTGCTGTCTGGCTAAAGTATGCGAGCTGTGCATAAATGCTCCCGAAAGGATATGGGGCGGCATGAGCGGTATCTATGAGGAAACGGCAGAAGCCTTTCACACCACCGCCGCCGCTGTGGAACGCTCCCTCCGCAGTCTCGGTGCAAATGCAGCCGTCAGCGGTGCTCTGTCACGTCTGACCGACCGCAGATTTACCCAAAAGCCCACAAATACCGAGCTCATTTGTGCCGTTTGTGACGCATTTTTTCGTCAACCCGACAAATAA
- a CDS encoding response regulator transcription factor: MANEKNPKVLIVDDDKNICDLLRLYLEKDGYSVLLCHDGDDAVVKFKALSPDMVLLDIMLPGKDGWQVCREIRKISNVPIIMITAKGETIDKVIGLELGADDYIVKPFDAKEVIARINAVTRRVGTGMAEPEQKEVHYDKLSVNMDSYELKVNGKNIDTPPKELELLYYLASNPNRVYTRDQLLDEVWGFEYYGDSRTIDVHIKRLREKLEGISEKWTLKTVWGVGYKFEAEEEE, translated from the coding sequence ATGGCTAACGAAAAAAATCCAAAGGTCTTAATAGTTGACGATGATAAGAACATCTGCGACCTCCTCAGACTTTACCTCGAAAAGGACGGCTACAGTGTCCTTCTTTGTCATGACGGCGACGACGCTGTTGTAAAATTCAAGGCTCTGAGCCCTGATATGGTGCTCCTTGATATCATGCTGCCCGGCAAGGACGGCTGGCAGGTGTGCCGTGAGATCAGAAAGATCTCAAACGTTCCGATCATAATGATTACAGCAAAGGGCGAGACTATCGACAAGGTTATCGGTCTCGAACTGGGTGCTGATGACTATATCGTAAAGCCCTTCGACGCAAAGGAGGTCATTGCGCGTATCAACGCAGTTACACGCCGCGTGGGTACAGGCATGGCTGAGCCCGAGCAGAAGGAAGTACACTATGACAAGCTCTCTGTAAATATGGACAGCTATGAGCTCAAGGTAAACGGCAAGAATATCGATACTCCGCCTAAGGAGCTGGAGCTTCTCTATTACCTTGCATCAAATCCGAACAGGGTTTATACCCGTGACCAGCTTCTTGACGAGGTATGGGGCTTTGAGTACTACGGCGACTCAAGAACCATCGACGTTCATATCAAGCGTCTCCGTGAAAAGCTTGAGGGCATCTCCGAAAAGTGGACTCTCAAGACAGTATGGGGCGTTGGCTATAAATTTGAAGCAGAGGAAGAGGAATAA
- a CDS encoding sensor histidine kinase, which translates to MIPLKSKKSSYDKLFIFLVLIMLSVNILIGIAAITVSSSLYKTSKLRDLQSIGDLFTKSMQKDFAETRDTRSANIKRLHEVFSREYHLMIYIYDENGNCVLSDADYNEEPKKVVKNSSKISEAELERLSSKDFLNLETKNISADEPYMLYGTCFFLKAENDLVPTRMFAKFYTKSDDINSFSVKITIIYSLICALSILIQLFVIRHKFKKLSNYENEFKRISEQYARRDFSEKIPTDVPYTTPEIADYVNAVAADVAKSEETSKTFIANVSHELRTPITTIGGFVDGILDGTIPKTKQNEYLVLVSKEIKRLRILISSMLNMSRFETGTLRPNFRDVNLTEIVIQTVLMFEKKIEDKHLEVEGLGSDRMTCEVDADLIQQVVYNLVENAVKFVNDGGILSFRFERSVTGMCTIGIKNTGEGLKNTEITQVFDRFYKTDSSRGKDTTGLGLGLAISRKIVHLHHGHIVVKSVYGEYTEFLIQLPEKQPKRKG; encoded by the coding sequence GTGATACCCTTGAAAAGCAAAAAAAGCTCATACGATAAGCTCTTTATATTTCTCGTTCTCATAATGCTGTCAGTAAATATCCTCATAGGTATTGCGGCAATAACTGTCAGCTCTTCCTTGTATAAAACGTCAAAGCTCCGCGACTTACAGTCCATAGGCGACCTTTTCACAAAATCCATGCAAAAGGACTTCGCAGAGACCCGCGATACACGTTCTGCCAATATAAAAAGACTTCATGAGGTATTCTCCCGTGAATACCACCTGATGATATATATTTACGACGAAAACGGCAACTGCGTCCTCTCTGACGCCGACTACAACGAAGAACCCAAAAAAGTAGTCAAGAACAGCTCGAAAATATCCGAAGCTGAGCTTGAAAGACTCAGCAGCAAGGATTTTCTCAACCTTGAAACGAAGAATATCTCCGCTGACGAGCCATATATGCTCTACGGCACATGCTTCTTCCTGAAGGCGGAAAACGACCTTGTGCCTACCAGAATGTTTGCCAAATTCTATACCAAATCCGACGATATCAATTCATTTTCCGTAAAGATAACCATTATATACTCGCTGATATGCGCTCTGAGCATACTCATTCAGCTTTTCGTCATCAGGCATAAATTCAAAAAGCTTTCAAATTACGAGAACGAATTCAAACGTATCAGTGAACAGTATGCAAGGCGAGATTTCTCGGAAAAGATACCCACTGATGTACCCTATACCACTCCCGAGATAGCAGACTACGTAAACGCTGTCGCTGCGGACGTCGCCAAAAGTGAAGAGACCAGCAAGACCTTTATTGCCAATGTATCCCATGAGCTGAGAACTCCTATCACCACCATAGGCGGCTTCGTAGACGGTATACTTGACGGTACTATCCCCAAGACAAAACAGAATGAGTACCTTGTACTTGTCTCAAAGGAGATAAAGCGTCTGAGGATCCTTATTTCCTCAATGCTCAATATGTCACGTTTTGAAACAGGTACGCTCCGTCCGAATTTCCGCGACGTTAACCTTACAGAGATAGTAATACAGACCGTTCTCATGTTTGAGAAAAAGATAGAGGACAAGCACCTTGAGGTAGAGGGTCTTGGAAGCGACCGCATGACCTGCGAGGTTGACGCCGACCTTATCCAGCAGGTAGTATATAACCTGGTGGAGAATGCCGTTAAGTTCGTAAACGACGGCGGTATACTCTCGTTCCGCTTTGAGCGTTCAGTAACGGGTATGTGTACCATCGGCATAAAGAACACGGGCGAGGGCCTGAAAAATACCGAGATAACTCAGGTATTCGACCGCTTCTACAAGACAGACTCGTCACGCGGCAAGGATACAACAGGACTCGGTCTCGGTCTTGCCATATCAAGAAAGATAGTTCATCTCCACCACGGTCATATCGTTGTTAAGAGCGTGTACGGAGAGTATACCGAGTTTCTCATTCAGCTGCCCGAGAAGCAGCCCAAAAGGAAAGGATAA